One Terriglobales bacterium DNA window includes the following coding sequences:
- a CDS encoding VWA domain-containing protein, protein MRKRGGKLAGVLMALSLGAWLAAQEVPDAPSATKRPEPEKQASPLPPPSEAPPAKPIPRPEIAAPESTNPQAPPMVMTTTPAGSRAEGTAGNREEMFKLSVTLNFIIVPVTVKDGSDRLVDGLLRKDFTVYEDGVMQPLKLFTSDPFPLSAAVVLDLGVPDVVMRKVNETLPSLVGAFSAYDEVSLYTFGNSVEQRLDYSVADDKFSAALKRERRPGRQGGVPVTSGPMAAGPSVNGVPFDPGAPHVSTARRESKVLNDAILAAALDLARRDRNRRKILFVISDGSEYGSRASYGEVLKVLLSHEISVYAINVDSAAIPGVRTLEGIHIPRMGYGNLLPRYASATGGQIFQEFSQDSIEQAYAKVTEVARNQYTLGYTTRATAANTYRSIEVKVRRGGLRVFAKNGYYPLPPTR, encoded by the coding sequence ATGCGGAAACGGGGCGGGAAGCTGGCTGGAGTGTTGATGGCGCTCAGCCTGGGCGCGTGGCTGGCGGCTCAGGAAGTGCCGGATGCACCCTCGGCTACCAAGCGTCCGGAGCCGGAGAAGCAGGCCTCGCCGCTGCCGCCGCCTTCCGAGGCGCCTCCTGCCAAGCCCATCCCGCGGCCGGAGATAGCCGCTCCCGAGTCAACCAATCCCCAAGCGCCGCCCATGGTGATGACCACCACCCCGGCGGGCAGCCGGGCGGAGGGCACCGCCGGCAACCGGGAAGAGATGTTCAAGCTGTCCGTGACTTTGAACTTCATCATCGTTCCGGTCACGGTCAAGGACGGCAGCGACCGCCTGGTAGACGGGCTGCTGCGCAAGGATTTTACCGTCTATGAGGACGGGGTGATGCAGCCCTTGAAGCTGTTCACCAGCGATCCCTTCCCGCTCTCCGCGGCGGTGGTGCTGGACCTGGGCGTGCCCGACGTGGTGATGCGCAAGGTGAACGAGACGCTGCCCAGCCTGGTGGGGGCCTTCAGCGCCTATGACGAGGTTTCGCTGTACACCTTCGGCAACAGCGTGGAGCAGCGCCTGGACTATAGCGTGGCGGACGACAAGTTCTCGGCGGCGCTGAAGCGCGAGCGCCGGCCAGGCCGCCAGGGCGGCGTGCCGGTGACCAGCGGGCCGATGGCGGCGGGGCCCAGCGTCAACGGCGTCCCCTTCGACCCGGGCGCCCCACACGTCTCCACGGCGCGGCGGGAGTCGAAGGTGCTGAACGACGCCATCCTGGCGGCGGCGCTGGATCTGGCGCGCCGCGACCGCAACCGCCGCAAGATCCTGTTCGTCATCAGCGACGGCAGCGAGTACGGCAGCCGCGCCAGCTATGGCGAGGTGCTGAAAGTGCTGCTCTCCCACGAGATCTCCGTCTACGCCATCAACGTGGACTCCGCGGCCATCCCGGGCGTCCGCACGCTGGAGGGCATCCACATCCCGCGCATGGGCTACGGCAACCTCCTTCCTCGGTACGCCTCGGCCACGGGAGGGCAGATCTTCCAGGAATTCTCTCAGGACTCCATCGAGCAGGCCTACGCCAAGGTGACCGAGGTGGCACGCAACCAGTACACCCTGGGCTACACCACCCGGGCGACCGCCGCCAACACCTATCGCAGCATCGAGGTCAAGGTGCGCCGGGGCGGCCTGCGGGTGTTTGCCAAGAACGGCTACTACCCGCTGCCCCCTACGCGGTAG